The following coding sequences lie in one Aspergillus puulaauensis MK2 DNA, chromosome 3, nearly complete sequence genomic window:
- a CDS encoding formin-binding protein HOF1 (COG:D;~EggNog:ENOG410QEC6;~InterPro:IPR001060,IPR027267,IPR036028,IPR031160, IPR001452;~PFAM:PF14604,PF00018,PF00611,PF07653;~go_function: GO:0005515 - protein binding [Evidence IEA]), whose translation MPGTVADGPTVALSFANNFWGKEDAGVTPMLDRMHASKTSCDELKTFYNIRAAIEDEYARKLLTLCRKPLGANETGSLRASFDTVRGETEAIAKAHAAIAGQMKRELEEPLLAFAGGNKERRKIIQNGIERIHKTKMQQTQTVNKTRDRYEQDCLRIKGYLAQGHMVMGQEERKNKAKLEKTQIQLASSSSEYDAAVKVLADTTVRWNKEWKSACDKFQDLEEERIDFTKSSLWTYANVASTVCVSDDAACERIRLSLENCEVEKDIVYFIKERGTGQEIPDAPKFINFSRGDVNDASSDISEEEGYSVAQFQRTINPAFRSSSPQPSTYESHHDTEPEPANPAQNGPSTPSSREATVTPQKPTQPPMQQPVQQQQQQQQQPNPLDLRRGGHLPPNYDPNQHGEIAAIPHNAYPTDGMTMFCRTGPPSERSSGTASGYRPSSRDSQSEVSNATSVSSQEPTSARQSPTKPTNGVALPGIGGGGEPQPSPKKKFFSNSPFRRKSRHDKDRNSGSSQPPSRRTWDSPSKQPSPIKAPTPQKPPQPQQIQIPQAMDDIKRSASPEPVDPRANFQLNVGNNVFDVASPDKNKPQKGAPPPKGGDDLDPIARALADLKGAGGGKQSATRVSADRYHGIATPVPSAPTSNYSANSAANPPPAYNDPSVKRLGAPQPAFTSKQMQQTTQKYTGQTQNVLRGKANPVSMSTRSPRQSQEVPRAKSPAPAPRRSASPQPQPSPRGGSRMSQYSRAASPNPSNYQANSVKSRYSQSPGVSTPPQRPSDGPYSPHDFAKRGSFSAAPSPTTAASPGGASPNEYAQRSSQNSMPRAVSPQPQFKQQARPSSAGGMELQLSQPDMYGGSGDGYGSPQREPRRPMSYYDGASQRSRSRGRSMAVADPGRQFSRDGRPILHFARALYSYTAAIPEELGFGKGDVLSVIRLQDDGWWEAEVTTTRMRTGLVPSNYLQII comes from the exons ATGCCGGGAACTGTTGCAGACGGGCCCACGGTGGCCCTCTCTT TTGCGAATAACTTCTGGGGAAAGGAAGATGCCGGCGTTACGCCCATGCTGGATCGTATGCACGCTTCGAAGACCTCGTGCGATGAATTGAAGACCTTCTACAATA TCCGCGCCGCAATTGAGGACGAATACGCCCGCAAGCTGCTCACACTATGCCGCAAGCCCCTTGGGGCCAACGAGACAGGCTCGCTTCGAGCATCGTTTGATACTGTGCGAGGAGAAACCGAGGCCATTGCAAAAGCTCATGCCGCAATCGCCGGGCAGATGAAACGAGAGCTAGAAGAGCCCCTGCTTGCCTTTGCAGGGGGAAACAAGGAACGAAGAAAGATTATTCAAAATGGGATTGAGCGCATTCATAAGACCAAAATGCAGCAAACCCAGACAGTGAATAAG ACACGGGATCGATACGAGCAGGACTGCTTGCGTATTAAAGGTTATCTCGCGCAGGGCCACATGGTGATGGGCCAGGAAGAGCGAAAGAACAAAgcgaagctggagaagaccCAGATCCAACTTGCATCTAGCAGCAGTGAATACGATGCCGCAGTCAAAGTCCTCGCAGATACGACTGTCCGCTGGAATAAGGAATGGAAGTCTGCTTGCGAT aaattccaagaccttgaagaagagcgcaTCGATTTTACTAAGAGCAGCCTCTGGACTTACGCCAACGTTGCCTCTACAGTATGCGTGAGTGATGATGCT GCCTGCGAAAGGATTCGTCTTTCGCTCGAGAATTGCGAGGTCGAGAAAGATATCGTCTACTTCATCAAGGAAAGGGGCACGGGCCAGGAAATCCCCGATGCCCCCAAGttcatcaacttctcccGGGGAGACGTAAACGATGCCAGTTCCGACATatctgaagaggagggatACTCTGTGGCTCAGTTCCAGCGCACCATCAACCCAGCGTTCCGAAGCTCTTCTCCGCAACCATCGACGTATGAGTCCCATCATGACACAGAACCTGAACCGGCGAATCCGGCTCAGAATGGACCTTCCACGCCATCGAGCAGAGAAGCTACGGTCACCCCGCAAAAGCCGACGCAGCCGCCAATGCAACAGCCAgtacagcagcagcagcagcagcagcagcagcccaaTCCGCTAGATCTTCGTCGGGGAGGCCATCTCCCGCCGAACTACGACCCGAACCAGCACGGCGAAATTGCAGCTATACCGCACAACGCGTATCCAACGGACGGTATGACAATGTTTTGCCGAACTGGTCCTCCATCCGAACGCAGTTCAGGAACTGCCAGTGGCTACCGGCCATCCAGTCGAGACTCCCAGAGTGAAGTTTCTAACGCAACCTCAGTGTCTAGTCAAGAGCCTACCAGTGCCAGACAATCCCCGACCAAGCCGACAAATGGCGTGGCCCTTCCAGGAataggtggtggaggagagccGCAGCCGtccccgaagaagaaattcTTCAGCAACAGCCCGTTCCGACGCAAGAGCCGCCATGACAAGGACCGTAACTCGGGGTCTTCTCAGCCACCTAGCCGGAGAACTTGGGATTCCCCCTCGAAGCAGCCCAGCCCTATTAAAGCTCCAACACCCCAGAAGCCCCCACAGCCTCAACAGATTCAAATTCCGCAGGCCATGGATGATATTAAGCGATCCGCTAGCCCAGAGCCGGTTGACCCACGGGCTAACTTCCAATTGAACGTCGGAAATAATGTGTTTGACGTTGCTTCCCCAGATAAGAATAAACCCCAGAAGGGagcgccgccgccaaaaggaggagatgacCTCGACCCTATTGCACGTGCTTTGGCAGACCTGAaaggcgctggtggtgggaAGCAGTCGGCAACCCGGGTTTCTGCTGATAGATACCATGGCATTGCCACGCCTGTTCCATCAGCACCTACGTCGAATTACAGCGCAAACTCAGCGGCCAATCCTCCCCCGGCCTATAACGATCCCTCGGTGAAGCGCCTCGGAGCTCCTCAGCCGGCTTTCACTTCCAAACAAATGCAACAGACCACACAAAAGTACACAGGTCAGACGCAGAACGTGCTCAGAGGCAAGGCGAACCCTGTTTCAATGTCGACCCGCAGCCCCAGGCAGTCACAGGAAGTCCCTCGTGCCAAATCACCCGCACCTGCACCTCGACGGAGTGCAAGCCCCCAACCGCAACCAAGCCCTCGTGGGGGGTCACGCATGAGCCAATACAGCCGTGCTGCGAGCCCGAACCCAAGTAATTATCAAGCAAACAGCGTGAAGAGCCGCTACAGCCAGTCACCAGGTGTTTCCACTCCGCCCCAGCGCCCAAGCGACGGGCCATACTCCCCGCACGACTTTGCAAAACGAGGGTCTTTCAGCGCtgccccctccccaacaacGGCCGCTTCCCCTGGAGGCGCTTCTCCCAACGAGTATGCTCAGCGATCCTCGCAGAACTCAATGCCTCGAGCTGTATCCCCCCAGCCGCAATTCAAACAGCAAGCTCGTCCATCGAGCGCTGGAGGCATGGAGCTACAGCTTTCTCAGCCTGACATGTATGGTGGCAGTGGTGACGGCTACGGATCCCCGCAGAGAGAACCTAGGAGACCAATGTCATACTATGACGGTGCAAGCCAGCGCAGTCGATCTAGGGGCAGATCTATGGCAGTTGCGGATCCTGGAAGACAGTTCAGCCGTGATGGCCGTCCAATCTTACATTTTG CCCGCGCACTATACAGCTATACCGCAGCCATTCCCGAGGAACTTGGTTTCGGAAAGGGCGACGTCCTCTCCGTGATCAGACTCCAGGATGACGGCTGGTGGGAAGCTGAAGTTACCACAACCCGCATGAGAACTGGGTTGGTGCCGAGCAACTACCTCCAGATTATCTAG
- a CDS encoding DUF4870 domain-containing protein (COG:S;~EggNog:ENOG410PPQQ;~TransMembrane:3 (i98-115o127-146i158-183o)) — protein sequence MNFAPYQDESPEVERAFSPTPENRTKSPVARSPHNSPPIPGLASAGGLSSPNQFAGTGHINTSGYGNTAHGYGDLEGGRWNLGAFETSLPIRMDVEAMLAYLLLPPAGGVFLLLLEHKSDYVRFHAWQSSMLFTAIFVSCACNFPSRHYSHVLQIIHLIFSWSSFLSWILFICDIGLIGFLSLKAYRDVDTLEHFEVPIFGRLANSFVDNE from the exons ATGAACTTCGCCCCCTATCAGGACGAATCGCCCGAGGTAGAGCGCGCGTTCTCTCCGACTCCCGAGAACCGCACCAAGTCCCCCGTCGCCCGATCGCCTCACAATTCTCCCCCGATCCCAGGCCTTGCTTCCGCCGGCGGACTCTCATCTCCAAACCAATTCGCAGGAACCGGCCACATAAACACTAGCGGATATGGGAATACGGCGCATGGATACGGAGATCTGGAGGGCGGAAGATGGAACCTAGGGGCATTTGAGACGAGTCTGCCCATTCGGATGGACGTTGAAGCTATGCTGGCAtacctgcttcttcctccggCTGGTGGAGTTTTCCTACTTTTGCTAGAACACAAAAGTGACTATGTTCG ATTTCACGCATGGCAGTCAAGCATGCTGTTTACTGCCATTTTTGTAAGTTGCGCCTGCAATTTTCCCTCTAGACATTATTCTCATGTGCTACAGATAATCCACCTTATATTCTCATGGTCCAGTTTTCTATCATGGATACTGTTTATTTGCGACATTGGGTTGATCGGTTTCCTCAGCCTGAAAGCCTACCGCGATG TCGATACCCTCGAACACTTTGAAGTTCCTATCTTTGGTCGACTCGCAAACTCATTTGTCGACAACGAATAA
- a CDS encoding DASH complex subunit DUO1 (COG:S;~EggNog:ENOG410PSGQ;~InterPro:IPR013960;~PFAM:PF08651;~go_component: GO:0042729 - DASH complex [Evidence IEA];~go_component: GO:0072686 - mitotic spindle [Evidence IEA];~go_process: GO:0000278 - mitotic cell cycle [Evidence IEA]), with product MSPYSAAEEMDRLQLSDEDTEDLWDSPSKRGKKKINQAPIKHESSPPAAAQSDLDEGTLFDRQEAREAALRNELQSVRNINHVIESLLGSLDRAKGNMDNVSRTVNSASTLLNTWTRILSQTEHNQRLILDPNWQGATQDAADIENEEYLRQQAAERRERELQQQREAAARKAEEDERKRAQSTTSRGTRVVSKGRARGGLGRTPSVSYSTSGTRTTSTTSGTKSSTTTTRRPVSGIARGSGVTRGRGKQ from the exons ATGTCTCCATACAGCGCCGCCGAGGAGATGGACCGCCTCCAACTCTCCGATGAAGACACCGAAGACCTCTGGGACTCGCCGTCGAAAcgcggaaagaagaaaattaACCAGGCTCCGATTAAGCATGAGAGTtccccgccagcagcagctcagTCCGATCTTGATGAGGGAACACTTTTCGACCGTCAAGAGGCCCGAGAGGCTGCCCTCCGAAATGAATTACAATCTGTGCGCAATATAAACCATGTTATCGAGAGTCTGCTGGGCAGTCTCGATCGGGCAAAGGGCAATATGGAC AATGTCTCACGAACTGTCAATTCCGCCTCTACCCTTCTCAACACCTGGACGCGCATTCTATCCCAAACGGAGCATAACCAGCGACTTATACTGGACCCCAACTGGCAAGGCGCGACTCAAGACGCAGCCGACATTGAGAACGAGGAATACCTTAGGCAGCAAGCCGCAGAGAGGCGGGAAAGGGAgctccaacaacaaagaGAAGCGGCGGCGCGaaaggccgaggaggacgagagaaagagggcaCAGTCAACAACCTCCAGGGGCACGCGGGTCGTTTCCAAGGGACGAGCTCGGGGCGGACTGGGAAGAACACCTAGTGTTTCCTACTCAACAAGTGGAACAAGGACCACGTCAACAACGTCAGGCACAAAATCATCTACAACAACTACACGGAGACCGGTCAGTGGGATCGCGCGGGGTTCGGGGGTGACGCGTGGTCGGGGTAAGCAATAA
- a CDS encoding histidine phosphatase family protein (COG:S;~EggNog:ENOG410PGMK;~InterPro:IPR000560,IPR029033;~PFAM:PF00328;~SECRETED:SignalP(1-22)): MAPATLAASAIALLSLAGSSAAIPGSSSTSAVPSSSSTPAAPTGTSYPSGFDITKSWGNLSPYADAPDFSIPSGSPERCELSQVHILHRHAQRYATDYPLDGGSMELFVSALKNASKKHPHTKIGTGPLAFLNNWDYLLGLEDLLPSGAATEAASGARFWSQYGRLLYGASAGQANWDAELNVFPDGTPRPKPKFRTTDYPRILESARWWSSGFFANTGGNGSYAQYDLVLTPEKSGFNNTLSPTSTCEKGLDEGEDRAAEFLPAMVKNAAERFAAYLPGDFFSRDKQTAGLEVLGMFNMCPYEYATLGSSSFCTLFTEQEWRDFEYFLDLQFYDMYGLGSPSGRAQGIGYVQELAARLQNKLIDTSESSINSTYDGNKDTFPLNQPLFMDMSHDDVIVSVLAALGLDYFKYSPQGMPSTVSHAPERHFKLNELTPFGARLVSEIWTCPKDTSFHDLQAQMYKNPDLTSQSDTQQYIRFVLNNAPLPLDGLSACNGSVNGFCPLKSFLGEVPELTKQAAYQEACFGNYNASIPVGDGKPPSA; encoded by the coding sequence ATGGCCCCGGCAACTCTGGCTGCTTCTGCAATCGCACTGCTCTCCCTTGCGGGAAGCAGTGCCGCCATACCCGGCTCCTCCAGCACTTCTGCGGTTCCAAGTTCAAGCTCAACACCCGCCGCTCCAACAGGAACCTCCTATCCGTCTGGCTTTGACATTACAAAGAGCTGGGGAAATCTCAGTCCGTATGCAGATGCACCAGACTTCAGCATACCAAGTGGCTCCCCCGAAAGGTGCGAGCTGTCCCAGGTGCACATCCTGCACCGGCATGCGCAACGATATGCGACGGATTATCCACTGGACGGGGGATCAATGGAACTGTTTGTATCTGCGCTGAAGAATGCCTCGAAGAAACACCCGCATACCAAAATTGGTACCGGCCCGCTTGCCTTCTTAAACAACTGGGATTACTtgttgggcttggaggacCTGCTCCCCAGCGGCGCTGCGACTGAGGCAGCCTCTGGTGCAAGGTTCTGGAGCCAGTATGGGCGGCTGCTGTATGGGGCCTCTGCAGGCCAGGCGAACTGGGATGCGGAGTTGAATGTGTTCCCGGATGGTACGCCTCGCCCGAAGCCCAAGTTTCGCACTACCGATTACCCTCGCATCCTGGAGAGTGCTCGCTGGTGGTCAAGTGGGTTCTTCGCCAACACTGGAGGTAACGGCTCTTATGCGCAGTATGACCTCGTCCTCACTCCCGAGAAGAGCGGCTTCAACAATACCCTTTCGCCAACAAGTACGTGTGAAAAGGGCCTAGACGAGGGTGAAGACAGAGCCGCCGAATTCCTCCCGGCAATGGTCAAGAATGCCGCTGAACGCTTCGCTGCCTACCTACCTGGTGATTTCTTCTCGAGGGACAAACAAACCGCTGGGTTAGAAGTGCTAGGCATGTTCAATATGTGTCCATACGAGTACGCCACGCTAGGCAGCTCATCCTTCTGTACTCTGTTCACGGAACAAGAGTGGCGCGACTTTGAGTACTTCCTGGACCTCCAATTCTACGACATGTACGGCCTTGGTTCTCCCAGCGGCCGTGCGCAGGGCATTGGCTATGTGCAGGAGCTGGCGGCGCGGTTACAGAACAAATTGATCGACACCAGCGAGAGCAGCATCAACTCCACATACGATGGTAACAAAGATACCTTCCCACTCAACCAGCCTCTCTTCATGGACATGTCGCACGACGACGTCATCGTCTCCGTTCTTGCAGCGCTAGGTCTGGACTACTTCAAGTATAGCCCACAGGGCATGCCTTCTACCGTCTCGCATGCACCTGAGCGCCACTTCAAACTGAACGAATTAACTCCCTTTGGAGCCCGCCTGGTTTCCGAGATCTGGACTTGTCCTAAGGACACATCGTTCCATGATCTCCAGGCGCAGATGTACAAGAACCCGGATCTTACTTCCCAGTCTGATACGCAGCAGTACATCCGGTTTGTGCTTAACAATGCGCCCCTTCCACTGGATGGTCTCTCGGCTTGCAATGGCTCCGTTAATGGTTTCTGTCCTTTGAAGAGCTTCCTTGGGGAGGTTCCTGAGCTTACCAAACAGGCGGCGTACCAGGAGGCCTGTTTCGGCAATTATAATGCCAGTATCCctgttggggatgggaagccACCATCGGCATAG
- a CDS encoding uncharacterized protein (COG:S;~EggNog:ENOG410PU04), protein MATTPPPPSFLRTPPTPRHGAGYDQYEPYSTRHSARLASQRASTESRTTPPPSFPVSQGRGTSRSTKKQKTAETETLSPPGSPVSPRKKMPGRNTATQLDDPDSFNTSKPAQSQASRLFRSTITEGMLPTPAKTPRKKVVDNAGSTARVLFPTQSGQKKKKQTGFSLDSFTDDASQDNSIQIYTDSRDRIPEVDASEENPFYQKTSASTKPRASRRRAGSRDKEVDEALKREDGMVYVFRGKKMFRKFSDDVGSDEEGEDDDDLGLLASRPDLLDSAVLENNRPLTRSSIRPRVLFLGARGGAVQENDDADEEAATDIEDHVLDDADSAEDLDHIADVHSQQQQTNPPANSNVETPASPGASIRSLRSRAKRELEIGETPTASEAKNKHISPFNGWLRKKQTPPVAASKAKKRDADTVGSPSGPAPKKTRGNRAAVSSS, encoded by the exons ATGGCGACTACTCCACCACCTCCGTCGTTCCTGAGAACTCCTCCGACCCCTCGACATGGCGCTGGATATGATCAATACGAGCCCTATTCTACGCGTCACTCGGCCCGTCTAGCTAGTCAGCGCGCTTCCACAGAATCTCGCACAACTCCTCCGCCCTCCTTTCCTGTTTCCCAAGGACGTGGCACCTCGCGGAGcacgaagaagcagaagacggCTGAAACTGAAACCCTCTCACCTCCCGGGTCACCAGTGAGCCCTCGGAAGAAGATGCCGGGCCGGAACACTGCAACACAACTTGATGATCCAGACTCATTCAACACCAGCAAACCCGCTCAATCTCAAGCCTCCCGTCTTTTCAGGTCGACAATTACAGAAGGAATGCTTCCCACGCCGGCTAAAACACCACGGAAAAAGGTCGTTGATAATGCCGGCTCAACAGCACGAGTGTTATTCCCCACGCAGTCGGgtcaaaagaagaagaagcaaacGGGCTTTTCATTAGACAGTTTCACCGACGACGCTTCGCAGGATAATTCGATCCAAATATACACCGATTCCCGTGATCGAATCCCCGAAGTCGATGCAAGCGAAGAAAATCCATTCTACCAAAAAACATCCGCCAGCACAAAACCTCGCGCGTCTAGGCGCAGGGCCGGAAGCCGCGACAAAGAAGTCGATGAGGCTCTCAAGCGCGAGGATGGCATGGTCTACGTCTT CCGAGGCAAGAAAATGTTCCGCAAGTTCAGCGACGATGTTGgcagtgatgaggagggagaagatgatgacgacctGGGATTACTGGCGTCTCGGCCTGATCTACTGGACTCGGCCGTCTTAGAGAACAATCGACCTCTGACTCGCTCATCGATCAGGCCCCGTGTGCTTTTCCTCGGCGCCCGTGGAGGTGCGGTGCAGGAGAACGATGACGCAGATGAGGAAGCAGCTACCGATATCGAGGATCATGTCCTTGATGACGCAGATTCTGCAGAGGACCTGGATCACATTGCCGACGTTCActcgcaacaacagcaaacGAACCCACCCGCAAACTCTAACGTCGAAACTCCTGCGTCACCTGGAGCTTCGATACGATCTTTGCGGTCTCGGGCTAAGCGCGAGCTGGAAATTGGTGAGACCCCAACCGCTTCTGAAGCCAAGAACAAACATATCAGTCCATTCAACGGCTGGCTGCGAAAGAAGCAGACCCCTCCTGTTGCAGCGTCCAAGGCCAAAAAACGTGACGCAGATACTGTTGGCAGCCCTAGTGGGCCCGCCCCCAAGAAAACCCGGGGAAATCGAGCTGCTGTTTCTTCATCGTGA
- a CDS encoding uncharacterized protein (COG:S;~EggNog:ENOG410PPQQ), whose protein sequence is MCNVQRVTNTCGHINDHVLMSCYAANGAVARAATDPQAAAAENVIQNAGFHARNQPYCKSKSPKVLASPKGFKCMVLGCGRAG, encoded by the coding sequence ATGTGCAACGTTCAGCGCGTTACCAACACCTGCGGCCACATCAACGATCACGTCCTGATGTCCTGCTACGCCGCAAATGGCGCGGTAGCCCGTGCAGCAACTGACCCTCAAGCCGCGGCCGCAGAAAACGTAATCCAGAATGCGGGCTTTCATGCGAGAAACCAGCCATACTGCAAATCCAAGTCTCCTAAGGTCTTGGCTTCGCCCAAGGGCTTCAAGTGCATGGTCCTCGGCTGTGGAAGGGCCGGTTAA